The Cyclobacterium amurskyense genome contains the following window.
AATACGGGATTAATTCCAAAATCATAGCTAGCTTGAAGATTAAGACCTTTCGGTAAATTATACCCAACGCCTACGACCACAGCCGCATCAAAATCACTTATATTGTCAGTATCCCAACCATAAGTATTCCCTAAGGCATCAGCTTCAAAGCTTGAACCTACTAGAACAGAAGCCTGTGGACCAAAAAATAGATTCACTCCATCTGTAGCGTAAATCCTAAACAATACTGGCAAATCAACATAATCCAATACAGCTCTGGAATTGACCATATCATCATTTTGTGTTCCTTTCACAGAATAATACAGCCCTGGCTCAATTGAGAACCGATCGGAAATAAATCCAT
Protein-coding sequences here:
- a CDS encoding porin family protein, translated to MHKLGLLLSFLLLGTVAVQAQNESGFGVRGGANFFTWGGSDVSSNDYNNRVGFHAGFYGNGFISDRFSIEPGLYYSVKGTQNDDMVNSRAVLDYVDLPVLFRIYATDGVNLFFGPQASVLVGSSFEADALGNTYGWDTDNISDFDAAVVVGVGYNLPKGLNLQASYDFGINPVFKDSDASVYNRGFKLSAGISF